The following proteins come from a genomic window of Methanosarcina sp. MTP4:
- a CDS encoding PRC-barrel domain-containing protein has protein sequence MRAELTSLFGLNIYTNAGVYVGKLQDVVIDVESQKISGLAVSDINRDLFDLSSKGVIIPYRWVITAADIIIIRDVIQRYKKQKED, from the coding sequence ATGCGCGCAGAACTTACATCACTCTTTGGCTTGAACATATACACCAACGCTGGTGTTTATGTAGGGAAGTTGCAGGACGTTGTGATTGATGTTGAGAGTCAGAAAATCAGCGGGCTTGCGGTTTCGGACATCAACAGGGACCTCTTTGACCTGAGCAGCAAAGGCGTAATCATTCCCTACAGGTGGGTAATAACAGCAGCAGATATCATCATAATCCGGGATGTCATCCAGAGATACAAAAAACAGAAAGAAGACTGA
- a CDS encoding tRNA(His) guanylyltransferase Thg1 family protein, which translates to MKNREIYAEMRCVSPVIVRADGRNFKNTLLNLDIRKPYDERFARAMADTAELFIKKSGISPLFAYTFSDEVNLLFFDPPFGGRVEKIDSVTASYLGSALTLSLGLEKPLAFDARVVALQKEEIQEYLHWRQLEAWRNCVFSYGYYTLRKEGMGGAKASKFLRRKRERDIHELLFERGTNIAAVPAWQRRGILIYRTEYEISGFNPVLGRETGSLRTKIIQNWDIPKFKSEEGKALLEKLINRN; encoded by the coding sequence ATGAAAAACCGGGAAATCTATGCTGAGATGCGCTGTGTATCTCCCGTGATTGTGCGCGCTGACGGTAGAAATTTCAAAAATACGCTTTTGAACCTGGACATTAGAAAGCCCTATGACGAAAGGTTTGCCAGGGCAATGGCGGATACTGCAGAACTATTTATTAAAAAAAGCGGCATAAGCCCCCTTTTTGCCTACACTTTTTCGGATGAAGTTAACCTTTTGTTCTTTGACCCCCCTTTTGGCGGAAGAGTCGAAAAAATTGATTCGGTCACGGCAAGCTATCTGGGAAGCGCACTTACGTTATCCCTGGGACTTGAAAAACCCCTGGCTTTTGACGCAAGGGTTGTTGCCCTGCAAAAAGAAGAAATTCAGGAATACCTGCACTGGAGGCAGCTTGAAGCCTGGCGCAATTGTGTTTTCTCCTACGGGTACTATACCCTGAGGAAAGAAGGCATGGGAGGGGCAAAAGCCTCGAAATTCCTGAGAAGGAAAAGAGAAAGGGACATCCACGAACTGCTTTTCGAAAGGGGAACCAACATTGCGGCAGTTCCTGCCTGGCAGCGGAGAGGAATCCTTATTTACAGGACAGAGTATGAGATTTCCGGTTTCAACCCCGTGCTCGGGAGGGAAACAGGGTCCCTGCGCACAAAAATCATCCAGAATTGGGATATCCCGAAATTCAAATCCGAAGAAGGGAAAGCGCTATTAGAGAAACTTATTAATAGAAACTGA
- a CDS encoding tyrosine--tRNA ligase yields the protein MDRLELIKRNVQEIVTEEELEELLKKKEAPCAYVGYEPSGKIHMGHVLTVNKLIDLQNAGFRITVLLADVHAYLNKKGTLEEVKKVADYNKRCFIALGLDEEKTDFVYGSDYQLGSEYMLNVLKLSQAVTLNRATRSMDEVGRAMDNPMVSQMVYPLMQAIDIAMLEVDVAVGGIDQRKIHMLARENLKALGFPTPVCIHTPILLGLDGTKMASSKDNFISVDDTEEDIYKKFKKAFCKMGDTEENPILALFRYHIFPRYEKIVIERPEKFGGDLKYNSYSEMESAFAAEDLHPMDLKNSAAKYINEILDPVRKVLL from the coding sequence ATGGACAGACTTGAGCTTATAAAAAGGAATGTTCAGGAAATCGTAACTGAGGAAGAACTGGAAGAACTTCTCAAGAAAAAAGAAGCCCCCTGCGCATATGTTGGATATGAACCAAGCGGAAAGATCCACATGGGACATGTCCTTACCGTTAACAAGTTAATCGATTTGCAGAATGCGGGATTCAGGATTACTGTTTTGCTGGCAGACGTGCACGCTTACCTGAACAAGAAGGGAACACTCGAAGAGGTCAAGAAGGTTGCGGATTACAACAAGCGCTGTTTTATTGCTCTCGGGCTTGATGAAGAAAAGACCGATTTCGTATACGGGTCGGACTACCAGCTGGGATCCGAGTACATGTTAAACGTGCTCAAGCTTTCCCAGGCAGTGACCCTTAACAGGGCCACGAGGAGCATGGATGAGGTAGGGCGTGCGATGGACAACCCCATGGTCTCCCAGATGGTCTACCCCCTCATGCAGGCAATTGATATTGCCATGCTAGAAGTAGACGTTGCTGTTGGCGGAATTGACCAGAGGAAGATTCACATGCTTGCCCGTGAAAACCTCAAAGCTCTGGGTTTCCCGACTCCGGTCTGTATCCACACCCCGATTCTCCTGGGCCTCGATGGGACCAAGATGGCTTCTTCAAAGGATAACTTTATTTCTGTGGACGACACTGAAGAAGACATATACAAAAAATTCAAGAAAGCGTTCTGCAAGATGGGAGATACAGAAGAAAACCCGATTCTTGCCCTTTTCCGCTACCACATCTTCCCGAGATACGAGAAAATCGTAATTGAAAGGCCGGAAAAGTTCGGAGGGGACCTTAAATACAACAGCTACTCCGAAATGGAAAGCGCCTTTGCAGCCGAAGACCTTCACCCGATGGACCTTAAAAACTCAGCTGCAAAATACATAAACGAGATCCTGGACCCTGTAAGGAAAGTTTTGCTCTGA
- a CDS encoding aminoacyl-tRNA deacylase, producing the protein MYEDKMKTYISANGVGAEHLRFNASCHSVEEAAETVGASPKDFVKSICLLDPDGNLIVGVVKGEDRVSTSRVGKILGIERPRTALPEEILEKTGYPCGGTPPFGFEALFLIDPKVTEKELVYAGGGSETSLLRVPPEELQRANGGKVVRIRK; encoded by the coding sequence ATGTATGAAGATAAAATGAAAACTTACATCTCTGCAAACGGTGTAGGGGCTGAACACCTGAGGTTCAATGCTTCCTGTCACTCGGTTGAAGAAGCAGCTGAAACCGTCGGGGCATCCCCCAAGGATTTTGTAAAGAGCATCTGCCTCCTTGACCCGGATGGGAACCTTATTGTAGGTGTTGTCAAAGGGGAGGACCGGGTCAGCACTTCAAGGGTCGGAAAAATCCTGGGGATCGAAAGGCCCAGAACCGCTCTCCCTGAAGAAATCCTCGAAAAAACCGGGTATCCCTGCGGAGGGACTCCTCCTTTTGGATTTGAAGCCCTTTTCCTTATTGACCCGAAGGTTACGGAAAAAGAGCTTGTATATGCCGGGGGAGGCTCTGAGACTTCCCTTCTCAGGGTCCCGCCAGAAGAACTACAGAGGGCAAATGGTGGGAAAGTCGTGAGGATAAGGAAATAA
- a CDS encoding RimK/LysX family protein: METEDILAIFKFSAQERKILSSFGIQEDVFLPLLLSLKSGGSWSYAAEESRSIAVKDVTTYYDEENKAGYTLEEIYLFIDPEILKQEGSVYRLEKCGRKGERELVIRPYRMILKARKIVLAQVDPGKKKIFIREIEKKKISLKGTPAYSAAHELEHLEKGEVRGLPLWNFEYIP; the protein is encoded by the coding sequence ATGGAAACTGAAGATATTCTGGCGATTTTCAAGTTCTCAGCACAGGAAAGAAAAATCCTTTCGAGCTTCGGGATTCAGGAAGACGTTTTTCTGCCTCTGCTCCTTTCCCTGAAGTCCGGCGGTTCCTGGAGTTACGCCGCGGAGGAAAGCAGAAGCATTGCAGTAAAGGACGTGACAACCTATTATGACGAAGAAAACAAAGCCGGCTATACCCTTGAAGAGATTTACCTTTTTATTGACCCTGAAATCTTGAAGCAGGAAGGCAGCGTATACAGACTCGAAAAATGCGGACGAAAAGGGGAACGAGAGCTTGTTATAAGGCCTTACCGCATGATCCTGAAGGCAAGGAAGATAGTCCTTGCACAGGTGGACCCCGGGAAAAAGAAGATCTTTATCCGGGAAATAGAGAAAAAAAAGATCTCACTTAAGGGCACCCCTGCATACAGTGCGGCACATGAGCTTGAACACCTGGAAAAAGGGGAAGTCCGGGGCCTACCGCTATGGAACTTCGAATATATCCCGTAG
- a CDS encoding CARDB domain-containing protein, whose protein sequence is MIPGIVSAGEEDYISSGDGNNSSIENLPDLVIETLTTEPENPEPGDMITITAIVKNQGTERSIKTNLAYNIDLVGIGEREIPELDPGSSSQISETWTPSTEGKVNILVWADSENYVSESDEWNNEKTASIEVKKQTYPDLVVETISSNPTEPEPGQTATVTVTVKNLGTEKSGPTNLEFYVDGVYTGEEEIPDLNYYDKGSYLGTYAEEGDVPELTPESSSEISFEWTPETEGETEIRAVVDSEDIVPESDEENNEKTLNITAKKKMSPDLIITAFSVEPDNLEPGETVNIAVTVRNRGNERSGQTNIAFYVNEGFIGEVQLPELSAKSSLSRSYQWVPETEGIKWIRARVDEDNLVFESNEWNNDESDYVVVEKQTYPDLVIEDFTANPSNPEPGETVILTTIVKNQGNEKSDETDLTYYIAGSGIGKGIVPELEPESSLEISFPWIPETEETVNILAWADAGNQVEESNEWNNEKTVSLEVTKQTFPDLIIETLTADPSNPKPGDTVTVKAIVKNQGTEKSPETDLEYYIDETWTGERKIPGIEPGSSSEISFAWIPATEEPVNILAKADAGNQVEESNEENNEKTVSIDVIKQTFPDLVIEDFVADLPNPEPGETVILTTIVKNQGTEKSPETDLEYYIAESDIGERIIPDLEPESSSEISFSWTPETEETVNIRVQADAEGQVTESDEGNNEETVSIRVEGQNYPDLVVEDLSWEPSDPETGKPLNFTLKVKNQGLAVSPESIAKYYINGTPVGEISIPLLLAGSETNAEFSLTPDKEGVMEVKVHLDFEDKVPEGDDTNNEFTKEVSVKTTLVEYPDLVIDSLTWTPEKPEPNESVTFTVTVKNTGTAGSEENVLEYEIDGASEGNLTVPALSAGETFGGTFSWVAGEEGKIEVRAVVDTGNEVLEGSETNNEITKTITVAKETVVSSGGGGGGGGGSSSSSSSSSSGGSKEPARNVEVKELSTRHIINGYHVRYEFPENVTCITIIEFDPKRTFKKTTTTVEVLKEKSAFASNLPPGRIYKNLNIWVGDKGAGLPEYLDNAYIEFRVEKSWIEKKGINESLITLLHYDKKWNPLETEKMGENEQYVYFKATTPGFSPFAITEYTGEEEETIGDPEGELKGVPSSLGGLGEDGVVNGSAEIEENAEEKKPVGMKKVLVAISLPIFMILVQFLVLKKRD, encoded by the coding sequence ATGATACCCGGAATAGTATCTGCAGGAGAAGAGGATTACATAAGTTCCGGAGACGGAAATAATTCGTCCATAGAAAACTTACCGGACCTTGTAATCGAAACGCTCACAACGGAACCGGAGAACCCGGAACCCGGAGACATGATAACTATAACGGCAATTGTAAAAAACCAGGGGACTGAGAGATCGATTAAAACAAACCTGGCGTATAATATTGACTTAGTAGGAATAGGGGAAAGAGAAATACCGGAACTTGATCCGGGGTCAAGTTCTCAGATCTCGGAAACGTGGACACCGAGTACTGAAGGAAAGGTGAATATCCTGGTATGGGCAGATTCAGAAAATTATGTTTCCGAAAGCGATGAGTGGAACAACGAAAAAACAGCATCAATAGAAGTGAAAAAACAAACGTATCCTGACCTGGTAGTCGAAACAATTTCCAGTAACCCGACCGAGCCGGAGCCAGGCCAAACGGCAACCGTAACAGTGACTGTAAAGAACCTGGGAACAGAGAAATCGGGGCCGACAAATCTTGAATTCTACGTTGATGGAGTTTATACGGGAGAAGAGGAGATCCCGGACCTCAACTACTATGATAAAGGTAGTTATCTCGGAACTTATGCAGAGGAAGGAGATGTACCCGAACTAACTCCAGAATCAAGTTCAGAAATATCATTCGAATGGACCCCGGAAACCGAAGGGGAAACTGAAATAAGAGCGGTAGTGGATTCCGAAGATATAGTTCCTGAAAGCGATGAGGAAAACAATGAGAAAACATTGAACATAACTGCAAAAAAGAAAATGTCTCCTGACCTTATAATAACAGCATTCTCGGTGGAACCTGACAACCTGGAACCGGGGGAGACAGTAAACATAGCAGTAACGGTAAGAAACCGGGGAAATGAGAGATCCGGGCAGACAAATATCGCATTCTACGTTAATGAAGGGTTTATCGGAGAGGTCCAGTTGCCGGAACTCTCCGCAAAATCAAGCCTTTCCAGGTCTTACCAGTGGGTCCCGGAAACCGAAGGAATCAAGTGGATAAGGGCAAGGGTAGATGAGGATAACCTGGTTTTTGAAAGCAATGAATGGAACAACGATGAATCAGATTACGTCGTAGTGGAAAAACAAACATACCCAGACCTGGTAATCGAAGATTTCACAGCAAATCCGTCCAACCCGGAACCTGGAGAGACGGTAATTCTAACAACAATTGTAAAAAACCAGGGAAACGAAAAATCCGATGAGACAGACCTGACGTACTATATTGCAGGAAGTGGGATAGGAAAGGGAATAGTACCGGAACTTGAACCGGAATCAAGTTTGGAAATATCATTTCCATGGATCCCGGAGACGGAAGAAACAGTGAATATCCTGGCATGGGCAGACGCGGGGAATCAGGTTGAAGAAAGCAATGAATGGAACAATGAAAAAACAGTATCATTAGAAGTAACAAAACAAACATTTCCCGACCTTATAATCGAAACACTCACGGCAGACCCGTCCAATCCGAAACCTGGAGACACAGTAACTGTAAAGGCAATTGTAAAAAACCAGGGAACGGAAAAATCCCCAGAGACAGACCTGGAGTACTATATTGATGAAACCTGGACTGGAGAAAGGAAAATTCCAGGGATTGAACCGGGATCAAGTTCAGAAATATCATTTGCATGGATCCCAGCTACTGAAGAACCAGTGAATATCCTTGCAAAGGCAGACGCGGGGAATCAGGTTGAAGAAAGCAATGAAGAAAACAACGAAAAAACAGTATCAATCGATGTAATAAAACAAACATTCCCGGACCTGGTAATCGAAGATTTCGTAGCAGACCTGCCCAATCCGGAACCTGGAGAGACGGTAATTCTAACAACAATTGTAAAAAACCAGGGAACAGAAAAATCCCCAGAGACAGACCTGGAGTACTATATTGCAGAAAGTGATATTGGAGAGAGAATAATACCGGATCTTGAACCCGAATCGAGTTCAGAAATATCATTTTCATGGACACCGGAGACGGAAGAAACAGTGAATATACGGGTACAGGCAGATGCAGAGGGGCAAGTTACCGAAAGTGACGAAGGGAACAATGAAGAAACGGTATCGATAAGAGTAGAAGGACAGAATTATCCGGACCTTGTAGTCGAAGACCTCTCCTGGGAACCTTCTGACCCTGAAACCGGAAAACCGTTAAATTTCACCCTGAAGGTGAAAAACCAGGGGCTGGCAGTTTCCCCGGAAAGCATTGCAAAATATTATATCAACGGGACTCCCGTGGGAGAAATCTCCATCCCACTACTTCTCGCAGGGTCGGAAACAAACGCAGAATTTTCCCTGACCCCCGACAAAGAAGGAGTGATGGAGGTAAAGGTGCACTTAGACTTTGAGGATAAGGTGCCTGAAGGCGATGATACAAACAACGAATTTACAAAAGAAGTAAGCGTGAAAACAACGCTTGTTGAGTACCCTGACCTGGTTATAGATTCACTTACCTGGACACCGGAAAAGCCCGAACCCAATGAGAGCGTAACTTTCACGGTAACGGTGAAAAATACGGGCACTGCAGGATCGGAAGAAAACGTTCTTGAATACGAGATTGACGGGGCAAGTGAAGGGAATCTGACAGTACCGGCACTTTCTGCGGGGGAGACTTTTGGAGGAACTTTTTCCTGGGTAGCAGGAGAGGAAGGAAAAATAGAAGTCAGAGCAGTTGTAGACACCGGAAATGAGGTGCTTGAAGGAAGTGAAACAAACAACGAAATCACAAAGACCATTACTGTCGCCAAAGAAACCGTAGTTAGTTCAGGCGGAGGAGGCGGAGGAGGTGGAGGGTCTTCAAGCTCTTCGAGTTCAAGCAGTTCAGGAGGCTCAAAAGAACCTGCACGGAACGTTGAAGTAAAAGAACTTTCCACCAGGCACATAATCAACGGCTACCATGTAAGGTATGAGTTCCCTGAGAACGTCACATGCATTACCATTATAGAATTCGATCCAAAGAGGACTTTTAAAAAGACAACCACCACTGTAGAAGTACTTAAGGAAAAGTCAGCCTTCGCCTCAAACCTTCCACCCGGAAGGATATACAAAAACCTGAACATATGGGTAGGGGACAAAGGAGCCGGACTTCCGGAATATCTCGATAACGCATATATCGAGTTCAGAGTGGAAAAAAGCTGGATTGAAAAGAAAGGGATCAACGAATCCCTGATAACCCTGCTCCACTACGACAAAAAATGGAACCCTCTGGAAACCGAGAAAATGGGAGAAAACGAGCAATACGTCTACTTTAAGGCTACAACTCCCGGTTTCTCTCCCTTTGCAATAACCGAGTATACGGGGGAAGAGGAAGAAACAATCGGAGACCCTGAAGGAGAGCTGAAAGGAGTTCCCAGCAGTCTCGGAGGATTAGGAGAAGACGGAGTCGTTAACGGGAGTGCGGAAATAGAAGAAAATGCTGAAGAAAAGAAACCAGTCGGGATGAAAAAAGTGCTTGTGGCAATTTCCCTGCCCATATTCATGATCCTTGTCCAATTCCTGGTTTTGAAGAAAAGAGACTAA
- a CDS encoding C45 family peptidase, whose amino-acid sequence MSNSATKELAFTHAVLEGTSYEVGYLQGAAIKDYPQAVEFFTSGEGLFSDLEFAGVIDLFDDFCPGLNEEIEGFADCLDVSPEQAIYYASTYLKAGPSPEESGNCSHMAVLPSISENEHVLVGRSYEFSDRIDDLRLCTTRIKGKADHIGFSTFFFGRSEGMNEHGLSTTMSSARVPVGVGEGMQPLPQSGFQSWAVLRAVLDYCKNVEEALALMDEMPLCCNLNLIVADRRGKAALIEISGTEKAVKLLDASSEEQFLCSTNHLTIPSMVPHIPYAMKNSALRQEILESSLQEASPEIGPGTLSRIFTQKYPDGVCCSYYDEFFGTLRSLIFDLTTGETRICFGPPALNKWNIFNLENPSTSGVYQAKIVKEKAEPDFWKIVALD is encoded by the coding sequence ATGAGTAATTCCGCCACCAAAGAGCTGGCTTTTACCCATGCGGTTCTCGAAGGCACTTCTTACGAAGTCGGGTACCTGCAGGGAGCAGCGATCAAAGATTACCCGCAGGCTGTGGAGTTTTTCACTTCGGGGGAGGGTCTATTTTCCGACCTCGAGTTTGCAGGTGTAATTGATCTTTTTGATGATTTTTGTCCCGGGTTGAACGAAGAAATCGAAGGCTTTGCTGACTGCCTGGATGTGTCTCCCGAACAGGCCATTTACTATGCGAGTACTTACCTGAAAGCAGGACCTTCTCCCGAAGAAAGTGGGAACTGCAGCCATATGGCGGTCTTGCCTTCAATCTCCGAAAACGAGCATGTTCTGGTCGGAAGGAGTTACGAATTCAGCGACAGGATAGACGACTTGCGGCTCTGCACCACCCGCATAAAGGGAAAGGCTGATCATATAGGTTTTTCGACCTTCTTTTTCGGGCGGAGTGAGGGCATGAATGAGCACGGACTTTCCACGACCATGTCCTCGGCAAGAGTTCCGGTCGGGGTGGGGGAGGGGATGCAGCCGCTCCCACAAAGCGGTTTCCAGTCCTGGGCAGTTCTGAGGGCAGTGCTTGATTACTGCAAGAATGTGGAAGAGGCGCTTGCGCTTATGGATGAAATGCCTCTCTGTTGCAACCTTAACCTGATTGTGGCTGACCGGAGGGGAAAGGCGGCCCTGATTGAAATCTCGGGGACAGAGAAGGCTGTTAAGCTTCTCGACGCTTCTTCTGAAGAACAGTTCCTGTGCTCAACCAACCATCTTACTATCCCCAGCATGGTCCCGCACATCCCCTATGCGATGAAAAATTCTGCTTTAAGGCAGGAGATTCTCGAATCAAGCCTTCAGGAGGCATCCCCTGAAATCGGGCCGGGAACATTGAGCAGAATATTTACGCAAAAGTACCCTGATGGAGTCTGCTGTTCCTATTATGACGAATTTTTCGGAACCCTCAGGTCCCTTATCTTTGATCTGACCACAGGGGAAACCAGGATATGTTTCGGGCCTCCGGCGCTGAACAAATGGAACATTTTCAACCTTGAAAACCCTTCCACCTCCGGTGTATACCAGGCAAAAATCGTTAAGGAAAAGGCTGAACCCGATTTCTGGAAAATTGTAGCTCTCGATTGA
- a CDS encoding DUF5518 domain-containing protein, translating to MGESIKGALVGLVCTTIFYFIPGVNVIAPFLGGLLGGYVADGGFGGGLKSGVLMTVFMVIPGFLLAGFLGAVLSDIPVLGGFVAVSGVIITLILVAHTAIIGIIGSAIGAILAERKLV from the coding sequence ATGGGTGAAAGCATAAAAGGTGCACTTGTCGGCCTAGTCTGTACCACTATCTTTTATTTCATTCCTGGCGTGAATGTAATCGCTCCTTTCCTCGGAGGTCTTCTTGGCGGCTATGTGGCCGACGGGGGCTTTGGAGGGGGGCTTAAATCAGGGGTACTGATGACTGTTTTTATGGTGATCCCGGGTTTCCTTCTGGCAGGGTTTCTCGGAGCCGTGCTCAGTGATATTCCCGTTCTGGGGGGATTTGTAGCGGTATCCGGCGTTATAATTACGTTGATTCTGGTGGCCCATACTGCCATAATAGGTATCATCGGTTCGGCAATCGGGGCAATTCTTGCAGAAAGAAAACTGGTTTGA
- a CDS encoding HIT family protein encodes MTEDCLFCKIVSGEIPSYRVYEDEAVYAFLDINPASEGHTLVAPKKHFNSFTDLGVEDIAALFEAAKKVTLALEKAFSANGMNIGVNNGEVAGQEVPHVHVHVIPRKKGDGGRGIKSIVWTEPDTANLEGMAEKIRKAF; translated from the coding sequence ATGACAGAAGACTGCCTTTTTTGCAAAATCGTATCAGGAGAAATACCTTCATACAGAGTCTATGAAGACGAAGCCGTGTACGCATTTCTTGACATAAATCCTGCAAGCGAAGGGCACACGCTGGTTGCCCCAAAGAAGCACTTTAACAGTTTCACGGACCTGGGAGTGGAAGACATTGCAGCACTTTTTGAAGCTGCAAAAAAAGTAACGCTTGCCCTTGAGAAGGCTTTTTCGGCTAACGGGATGAATATAGGGGTCAACAACGGGGAGGTTGCCGGACAGGAAGTCCCCCATGTCCACGTCCACGTGATCCCCAGAAAGAAGGGAGACGGAGGAAGAGGGATCAAATCCATCGTCTGGACAGAGCCAGATACCGCCAATCTTGAAGGAATGGCTGAAAAAATAAGGAAAGCATTCTGA
- a CDS encoding sulfurtransferase TusA family protein, giving the protein MAEMEIDVRGETCPVPLVECRKALKKASPGDLVIVKGTHPASKKEIPMACEAMGLEVLGIEDKEKGKEWEIKIRR; this is encoded by the coding sequence ATGGCAGAAATGGAAATCGACGTCAGGGGGGAGACCTGCCCGGTCCCGTTGGTAGAGTGCCGAAAAGCGCTCAAAAAGGCCTCGCCCGGAGACCTTGTGATTGTAAAAGGCACGCATCCCGCATCCAAAAAAGAAATACCCATGGCCTGCGAGGCAATGGGGCTTGAGGTGCTGGGGATCGAAGACAAGGAAAAAGGAAAAGAGTGGGAGATAAAGATCCGGAGATAA
- a CDS encoding DsrE/DsrF/DrsH-like family protein, with product MGGKAVLVLHSGDMDKVYSALIIGNGALAMGMEASIYFTFWGLMRLKKGGLEKGPLSKMHMLGLGKWMVKQRMDKANVAPLEKLMNDFKELGGKIIACEMTMEIMGIKKEELRTDWIDEWGAVGSYVYEARDASITLFI from the coding sequence ATGGGGGGAAAGGCAGTCCTTGTCCTGCACAGCGGGGATATGGACAAGGTGTACAGTGCACTCATAATAGGAAACGGAGCCCTGGCTATGGGCATGGAAGCTTCCATATACTTCACCTTCTGGGGGCTCATGCGGCTGAAAAAAGGAGGGCTTGAAAAAGGCCCACTTTCCAAGATGCACATGCTGGGCCTGGGGAAGTGGATGGTCAAACAGAGGATGGACAAAGCCAACGTAGCTCCCCTTGAAAAACTCATGAACGACTTCAAGGAACTCGGGGGAAAGATCATCGCCTGTGAGATGACCATGGAGATCATGGGTATAAAGAAAGAAGAGCTTCGAACGGACTGGATAGATGAATGGGGGGCTGTGGGTTCCTATGTCTATGAAGCAAGGGATGCCAGCATAACGCTCTTTATCTGA
- a CDS encoding cysteine desulfurase family protein codes for MFEEITYLDNSACTRLDERVLEVMKPYFFDTYAVATSEFGYSMGIEAKEGLEQAREGIASGLGADPGEIIFTSGSTESSNMALKGVASALKEKKGKHIIVSKIEDFPVLNTAKALTKQGFDVTFLEVDSEGFVNPEELEKAITDETILVSVQQGNQEIGTVQDLKAVSEICETKDVLLHTDATHSFKRLPLDLKELPVDLVTTAAHTIHGPRGVGALYIREGTPIHKFMDGGFQESNRRAGVENIPGAVGFAKADELVTPEETRKLEAMRDRVIERALAEIPRVTLNGSRERRLPQNANLTFHYVEGESITLHMDMRGFALSTGSACFSRSLEASHVIMGIGGDHERAHGSVRFTFGRYNSMKDADSVVDAMSEVVTRLREISPLAEK; via the coding sequence ATATTTGAAGAAATAACCTATCTTGACAATTCCGCCTGCACCCGGCTGGACGAAAGGGTGCTTGAGGTAATGAAACCGTACTTTTTTGATACTTATGCGGTGGCAACGTCCGAATTCGGGTACTCGATGGGAATTGAAGCAAAAGAAGGACTTGAACAGGCCAGGGAAGGCATCGCTTCCGGACTGGGTGCGGATCCTGGGGAAATTATCTTTACCTCAGGGTCTACGGAATCGAGCAACATGGCTCTAAAAGGAGTGGCATCGGCCCTGAAGGAGAAAAAAGGGAAGCACATCATCGTCTCAAAGATCGAGGACTTCCCGGTGCTGAACACGGCAAAAGCCCTGACAAAGCAGGGGTTTGATGTAACCTTCCTGGAAGTGGACTCGGAGGGTTTCGTAAACCCGGAAGAGCTGGAAAAGGCGATCACTGACGAAACGATCCTTGTCTCGGTCCAGCAGGGCAACCAGGAAATCGGGACCGTTCAGGACCTGAAAGCCGTTTCCGAAATATGTGAAACAAAGGACGTGCTCCTGCACACCGACGCTACACACAGCTTTAAGCGGCTTCCCCTGGACTTAAAGGAATTACCTGTGGACCTTGTCACCACAGCCGCCCACACCATCCACGGCCCGAGAGGAGTGGGGGCCCTTTACATACGGGAAGGGACCCCCATCCACAAGTTCATGGACGGCGGGTTCCAGGAGTCGAACAGGAGGGCTGGAGTTGAGAACATCCCGGGAGCCGTTGGCTTTGCAAAAGCCGACGAACTGGTAACCCCGGAAGAAACCCGAAAGCTCGAAGCTATGCGGGACAGGGTTATCGAGCGGGCACTTGCCGAAATCCCCAGAGTCACCCTGAACGGGAGCAGGGAGAGACGCCTGCCCCAGAACGCGAACCTGACCTTTCACTACGTGGAAGGGGAATCTATTACCCTGCACATGGACATGAGGGGCTTTGCCCTGAGCACGGGTTCTGCCTGTTTTTCCCGCTCCCTGGAAGCCAGCCACGTAATCATGGGCATAGGAGGAGACCACGAGAGGGCACACGGTTCGGTGCGCTTTACTTTCGGGCGCTACAACAGCATGAAAGATGCGGATTCCGTAGTTGATGCCATGAGTGAAGTGGTAACGAGGCTGCGCGAAATCAGCCCCCTGGCTGAGAAATAA